The following is a genomic window from Sciurus carolinensis chromosome 3, mSciCar1.2, whole genome shotgun sequence.
CATGGTTATGTTAGAGGCTAACACTGGGGAcacggctcagtggttaagtgccccgggttcaatccttggtaccaaaaactaaaaaataaaaaaataaaaataaattgggttTTGCACTTTCTGTTATGTTCCAGCCAACACCAACACCTACACATTTATGGAATGTCTTCTAGATGGTCATGGCATCTTGGGCATGCTATCTTTAGTCAAAAAGCTCTTCCCAGCAATAGAAGCAAGGCCCTGGATGTAGTGTGGGTGGTCCTGGAACCAAAAATATGACATTAATGAAAAAGCTGGGGAAAAATAAGTAAAGTCTGGAGTCTGGAGCTTAGTTAATAGCATTGTATCAGTGTTAATTTCTTagctttgttttttgggggggtccctgggattgaactcgggcactgagccacatctccaaccctattttgtattttatttagagacagggtctcaccgaattGCTTTGCACCTTgtcattgctgagactggctttgaactcacgatcctcctgcctcagcctcccaagttgctgggattataggcgtgtgccaccgtatCTGGCCAATTTCTTAGTTTTAATGAAAGGGCCATGGTTATGTAAGGGGCTAACATTGGGGAAAACAGATGAAGGGTATAGGGGAGCTCTCCATGGTATCTTTGCAGTTCTTCtgtaaatctgaaattatttcaaaataaaatcactggaggggaaaaaaaaaaggaaggaagaagagcaagCAAGCGGCTAATATTGAAAGCATTCACTGATCTCATCTCATGTGTCCAACATCTGGAAGCAGGTGGCCTCCGGAGTGATAGGATGGGCTGGTAAAGACCCAGTCGGTACCACCAGCCCAGCTGGGAGACGCTGCTGGGCACAGGTGAGGTGCTACCTGAAAATCTGCTGGAAGTGCTCTGAATTGAACCAGTGACAATACACAgcgcttgcttgcttgctttccttttttttttcttttcttttccggTGCTGGGGCCAAACCCAGAgcttgcccatgctaggcaagctctctatccCTGAGCTTCACTCTCAGCCCTACGTGGTGCTGTCCTTTCACACCTAAGAAAATCCAAGGACCTGTGGGATCGAGGTGGGGATCGATGCCTTGGATGGACGACAACAGtggcctcactcttgctgagcatggtggcacacatctttaatcccagcgagttcaaagccagcctcaggaactcagcAAGGCTCtagataacttagcaagaccctgtctcaaaataaaaaaataaaaagggctggggacgtggctcagtggttaagcacccctgtgttcaatgccTGGTGCCCTCCGCCCCCGCCCACATAGCCCACTCTTCGAATGGTCATTCCCATCCTCTGAACTTGCCTGGTGAGATGTGGGCATGGCAGGAAGGAATGCAGCTGTCGGGTGCAGCATCGTAATTCCTTTAAAAGGAAGCTGAGATCTCTACTTGGCACTCTGAGGTTCTCAATGGCAAACAACAAGCAAAGGAGTCAGAGTGTTGGGCTGATGCCCTATCTTGAGACTCGGGCTGTGACCACACCTCAGGGTGACCAGCAAAGGGATGCAGGAGCCAGAGATCATCTGGGCCACAAAGCTCTGAGTGAAAGCAAGCTAAAAAAACTGCTCCATTGGGCAGAGTCCCACGAGGGCTCCAATCTCTCAGGAAGACAGCTACTGTCACCTCCTGGGACCAAGCACCCATCCAGGGAGATTCTGCCTGAAGCAAGGAGAATAAGGGCCAGACCAGGTAGGCAGAAGGAAGCATAGCCACGTGGCTGTGACTGCATGACATGGGCCCCATCTACCTCTCCTTTCTTACTGACGGAGCCATGTGGAATATTTCCAGTCTCCATTTTCTGAGATAAGAATTATCACGGTAAACGTTCTCaggcttcttccttctcttcatccCGGTATATGGAGGGTGGTTGAATGCACTCTGGGTTGCAAACTGGTGAGATGGAGCCAGGATGGAGTCGGGAAATGGAGATCCAGGATTCTGACCATGATCTCGCCTGAACTTACCCTTACTATGCCTTTGGGCTGTGGGGAAGGGAGGCTGAGACGGCGGCTGTTATGTACAGTCATGGTAtgtgtttggtttgttttcagaCTTCCCTTCAATCCTATCTAGTAAATCTCAGAAGCCAGAACCTTGGATGTCATCCTTGAAAACTCACTCTGCCTCACCAGCCATTTGATAAGACATTGAGATCTGAAAACTTGATTTCCAAAAGAACTCTTCAATCTCTCCCACCCACACCCGGCCACATGGCCACTGCCCTAATTCAGGCCTTCTCAGCTCTCCCCTCACGGAATGATCGCCTCCTTAACTGCCCCCCgcccctccctctttcccctttCTATCGTGTCAAGAGCAAATCTCCTTCTAACACCACTAAGTCACTCCCAGCAGATAAGGCTGTTGAGGTCAGCAAGGGAGACCCCCTCTGGTCACCTCCAGTCCCGCCTCTCTAGTAGCCTGTCCTGAGAATCCGGGACTCTCTTCTGATATTCCAACTCCAACCTGCTTGGTGCTCCCTTTCAAACCACAACTGTATTTTTTCTCCTAACCATGCCTCTGTTTATATTGCCCCTTCAGCCAGAAGTGCCTTCCGGGCCCCTCATTTACAAACCCCCAATGTCACCTCCTTCTGGaggcctctcctgccctccctgccagGATGTAAGGAACCCATTTAGCAGGATTAGGGAGCCCTCCTGGGGGTGCCGTCCTATTCCACGCACATGGTCCCCTGGGTGTCTGCCTGTCTGTTGTCCCCTTCAGACAGTTTTCTCCTTGCTGATGAGTCAGTTTCACTCATCATGTGTCCACAGCCCTTGGCATGATCCAGCCTCTTCTGCTAGTTGAAGCCTGTCCCTTGGTTGCTTAAATACTTCCCTCTGCTTCTCGTTACCCTtagaatgaagaagaaagttcTTGGCCAGGTGTGGTTACgcccacctgtgatcccagtggcttgggaggctgaggcaggaggatcacaggttcaaaggcagcctcagcaacttagtgaggctgtaagcaatctAGTAAGAcccgatctcaaaataaaaactaaaaagggctggggatgtggctcagtggttaagcgcccttgagttcaatcactggcataataataataataataataataaaaacaataataataaaaaaagaagttcttAACTGAGTTCACAGGAAGGCCCTTCAACACTTGACCCTGATCTCGCTCTCCAGCCTCTTTCTGGACTCAGGCCTGGGGCATCCGAGCTGCCTTTGTTCATTGCACTGAGTGTCCATCCACTGTTGTTCCTGCACTGACCTTGACTCTCCCCATTGTAGCACTTATTGACTTAATTATAAATTGTTTCATGTCTTCTCCACCAAATTCCATGAAGAGAGGAACCATGTTCATCTGCTCATACTTTTAACCCCAGTGCCCAGTGCACAAGACCatcaacaattttaaataaatcatgaaatgACAACTTTGCACCTTGtcagctgggcgcagtggtacaAACATggcaacgtgggaggctgaggcaggaggatcccaagtcccaggccagcctcaacaattagggagaccctcagctacttagagagaccctgtcttaaaatgaaaaataaaaagggttgactggtaaagcactcctgggttcaatgcctagtaccacTCCCCcccatttttttaatgtcatcaGGTCACTTGGGGTGATCTAAATGACTAGAAAGAGGATCACAGGACAGGACATGAGGTGGGGGGAAAAGGACCACTTAACCCCAACCCCCCACCCAAACCATGTGGAAAAGTTTttgagagggaagggaaaggacagAGGGGCTTTAGGAGTCTCAAATGCTCCCTCCGATGGCCCTTTGGGGCCTCAGGGTACTGCAGGTTCTTCACACACTCTGTCACCCACGTGCCAACCACTCAGCAGGCAAAGCTCAGGGTGTCTCCCAAGTGGGGTCTGCAGTGACGCAGCAGCAGGACAGGGAGGAAAGTGGGCTCAGGGAAGATTCACGATGCGCTCGTTCAGGTATCTTTACTGATTCTGTGACTTAGAGAAGGTGAACAATCACTGGTTTTCTGGGTGACCCAGAACACCTGGTCCTGGCTGAGGAGGGACAGACACGCAGGGGGAGGTGCCCAGAGCCATCAGCTTATCGCGCAGGAGCCTTTCTCCTTGAAGGGATTCTTGTCCTCAGGGACGCCTTTGAGAAGAGGGTCGttccctgcctgggcctccacGTAATCCTTGATTTCCTTTCCTGTCTTGGAAATCTGTGAGGACACAAAATGTGATCGCAGCCCTTGTTTAGTTCTCAGGATCCATGACTTGGTCAGTTCCAGGGAAACAGGCTTCCAGGCAAGGCCGGGATGGAGGCCAAAAAGGAGACGGGTAAAGGGGCCCAGCAGGTATGAGGCCTTGACCTGACCTTCAAGCACTGACCCAGCCTTCTGGGATGCTTGGCCAGGCTCAGTCAAGGGCAGGGCTGGACACGCTGAGCTCTCTGTGGCTCTCTCCTATGCCCAGGGGATGTGGCACCTTtcccaaggatcaaacccagcctCCTTTTACATCCTACCCTGGCCCAGAGGCACTTCCTGGCTCCTTTCCTCCTCAGGAAAGACCCCACTATCTCCTTATCTCATTTCAAACCCCAACTCCATCCAGAACAGGAAgtaatggagggagggaagaggaggctcACCGGAACTCTTGTGttcttcacttctttctttagCTGTTCCACTTCCATCTTCAGTAGCTCCTTTTCACTGAGATCCTGCGCCATCTTGCCCCGAAGAGACCTGGTCCTGGAAAGGATTCGCCAACCAGGATTATGAATGCCATTAGCTCTTCCAACTCCCTCCGCACCTCAGCTTTTATCCTCTTCCCTGCAGCGTCCCTCAGGTCAGGTCCCTCATTGTTCAAGcttccttcactccctccctccacccctgccccatgGCGAGTGTAGGGTCAGGAGGAGAAGCTCCCAGTCTGATAGGGGAGCCACAGTCTTTGCTTTTGGATAAGGACCTGTCTaagaaggaaacagagaaggaaggaaaaagggagttTCTTTCAGCTAGGAAGATTTGAGCAGCATAGTTATTGTTCCACAAAATGATTCAGGtagacatttctttattttctccagtCCTGGCAGGGGCGAGGATAGCCCAGTGTTATAGCAGGGGCTCTGGAGCCGGCCAGACTCCAACTCTGGCCCCAGCTCTGCCGCTTCCTCACTGCGTGGCCTTAGGCAAGACAGTCAATCCCCTTGAATCTTAGTTTCCCCATCTGCGAAAGGGGTATTATAACAATAGCGCCTATCTCACGCGCTTCTTGTGAGAAGTAGAAAGATAATGCAtatggccaggtgcagtggcacatgcctgtaatcccagtgacttggaggctgaggcaggaggatcacaagttaaagtcTAGCcctggcaatttagggagactctgtctcaaaataaaaaataaaaagggctggggatgttgctcaatggcagagcgctcctggattcaatcccctggggtggggcggggagagagaagaagaagaaaaagtaggaggaagaggaggaagaggaggagaggaagaaggaaataatacatATGAAATCTTTAATACACTTGCTTCCTGCCATCTAAGGAACATGACACATTTCTTCTTAGTATTATTACTGATAATAATGTCACTATTATCATCACCGACAGGTAATCCAGGAGACCTGCCTGGTGCCTAACCTCCATCATACTAAGTCTAGATCCCAGCCCAGTGAAACCTCGGTCCCCTCACCTGCCAGAGACGCGCACTCCGAGTCAGTTCTCCAAGACAGGGACGAGATGGTGTTTGAGCCTCCTCGCTCCTCATCAGCTGAAAATCTTTGGATAGAGCAGATGGTCTGGAAACCCAAATCTCTGACGCCTAAGCTGATCAGAGGTTCAGGTTCTAAGCCCTTCCACGCCTGAGCCTGCAAGACCTTGCCGCCACCAGAGCAGAGATGCTGTCTCTCTGCCCATAAAGGAGGGAACAGAGGCCACCTTCAGTGTGTCCTCCAGGCTTTGTCCTTGGCACCCTGCATCAGCGCCCCCCTGTAGCGACCCTCAGGCTTCTCCTTCCCCAGCCCAGCGCCCCTCTGCCTGCCTTCCCCCACTCTGAGCCTGCTTCCAGGCACTTCTTCCCCAGGGGCCAAGTCCCAGCCCAGCTCCTGACTTCCCTGACCTGGAAGCCTTTGTGTCCTCCTTCGAATCCCCAGTTTCTTACAGGGGTCTCCTGGCTTGctctccattcactcattctaCACAAATTTACTCCTTATTTACAGTACTGCGCCATTTGGTACTGGGGGCCGTGGCCACCCTAACGCCCATGTCCTTGCTTCCTGACCTGAGTCCCGGGTCTCCCTTATCTACTGCAGTCCCTGACAGGGGCCCACATCCTGGTCTTTCTCCTGGTATCTTCTCCGCAGACGCTGAGCTCCTGCTCTGGCTGACACCTGTGGCAAGAGACTCTCAAGGAGCAGGTGTTAAGGAACCAGTGTGTGCTCTTGTTCTCTGCCTTGGGAATGACCGACTGGGTGAGAAGGTGGTCCGTGTCCTACTCCAGGACCCAAGCCCCACTTGCAGCTGTGagccctaagaatttttttttttggtactgagaattgaacagagggacactttaccactcactgaactatatccccaggcctttttaatttttattttaagggtctcattatgttgcttagggccttgctaagttgctgatgctgactgtgaacttgtaatcctcctgcctcagcctcccgagtcactgcaattacaggcacgtgccaccatgccccacgaAGCACGAAGAATTAGACAGAATCCCAGAGTTCACCAACTTCTcccttcttgtttccttttttgtgatgctgggatcaaacccagggcttcacatgtgctaggtgagcacacgATCACTGAGCTTCAGCCCCAGCCCTCCAACTGTCCTGTTAAGTCGTGAACTAGATGGATGCCATAGCTCTGGAGCAAGGCTCCATTCTCTGTCCACCACTACTGCCCCAAACCCACAAATTAACCTGAAACTTGAACCTCATGTTGTCTCAAATCTAAGTCCTTCCTGTTGTCTAATCTGAGTCCCTCACACGACTTCGGTCAATTTCATCTTGTCCAGCCTTCATCAGACACACAGCCTCTATAGCAGAACTCCATCGTACCTGACCCTTCCCAGCCTGGAAAACACTTCTCCAGGAATTTCTGGTTGCATCTTCCTAGTGTCTAACCCCGATTCCTCTTGCTGCTGCATGGGTTGTTATTCATTGTCAGTGCATTGCCACCCCACAGTCCCCCCAGTATGACTGATCTCCATATCCACCCTCCACTCCCCTATCCTTTGGTGACTCATCCCAGGGCTTCCCAAGGAAGCCCCCACCCTCTgccctttcctcccctcttccaTGAGTGGAAAATCCACACCCCCATAACAGGCCAGCCCCCTTCCTCCTCAGTCTCCTACCCCATCCCCCCACCGACCAGTTTCCTCTCCAGGACCAGGGAGCAATCACAGCCGCCCCGACCTTGGCTTCCTCTTCTGGGTGGGATTGGGGGCTGGGCCCCCAAACAGGCCCCTGGCTTCCCCCTTCCTCTGGGCAGGGGACATAGAGACACAGGCTCAGGGAGCAGGGACTGACTTCCTCTTGTCCCGGAATGAGCTTGCCTGCCCTTTGCGAGCAGGTTTGGGGCTTTCACGCAGAGGAAACCAAAAGCAGTCAGAGGGAGGGCAGACAGCGCGACCAATCAAGGGCAGGGTGAGGCTCAAAACCAGCGGGCTCCCTGGGGAGCCCTACCGACCGAGGCTGGGGGCGATGGCGGAGCTGCAGCAGCTACAAGAGTTTGAGATCCCCACAGGCCGGGAGGCTCTGAGGGGTAACCACAGTGCGCTGCTGAGGGTCGCCGACTACTGCGAGGACAACTACGTGCAGGTAGGTGGAGTGGGCACACGTCAGGCGCCCGGCCCCCACGGGCCCTGCAGCCCAACCTCAGGGGGCCCGGGAAGCCATCTGACAGGTGCCTGTTCTGGGCCTCAGCTCACACCAGGCTTCGGCCTCAGCCCAGGCCCCAAGCCCAGCGACTCAAGCGGTGGCTGGGCCCCTTCTCCTGGCAGAGCCTCAGAGGTCTGGACATCCTGTTCTCGGGTGCTACCCCAGATTCATGTCTCTCAGAACCCCACTCCAGAGACCCAAAGACCCTAAGACCCTTTCCTCCTGGGCACTTTATTCCATTTCAGTCTGGATCTAGCTGGGATGTCAGAAGACCTTCCAACCCTGTAGTGAACTTGAGACAGACGAGGGAAGGGAATTGGTTCCTTGATACCTTGAGAGCAGAGAAAAGTCAGAGCAGGCTGAACTAAAGAGAAGGGGTCGGAGGTAGAGGCAGGGGTCACGACATGGCTGCTGGGAGCAGGTCACAGGCAAGATGAGGAGAGTGGCAGCGTAGAAAGTCTTTTGAAATTGCATGGTTGTCTCAGGACTGAGAAAGTAGAAGGCTGGGTcttggagaggaggagaggaactGAATGAGTGAACGTTTCTGGGTTTTCATTTACCCTCACGGCTGCCTCTGGAGAAGTGTTATAATTCCTGTTTTACGAATCTGAAAACAGCAGCTTGGGGAGGTGagatgacttgtccaaggtcacccagctctAAAACTGCCGAGTGGAGCATGAACCCTGGCCTCTCTGGCTTTCTATGCCAAGATCTTTCCTCTCCGTCCTTGTGCCTGCTTGTCATGTCAtgccctgtgattttttttttttcatttttttttttccctgtatgggggattgaacccaggggtccttgaccactgagccacatccccagccctttttatattttatttagagacagggtctcactgagtcccttagcctttctaagttgctgaggctggcttggaactcttgatcctcctgcctcagcctcccgagttgctgggattacaggcatgtgccacccaccTGGACCATGCCAAGTAATTTTAAGATAGTCTATTTGCATTCTCTGCCCTCAGTTTCCTCTACTCCCTTAAGAGTGAGTGGCTAAACCTGTTACCTCTAAGGCAAAACTTTACTTTTCTAGAGAACTGGCCCACGGCCTCCTGGCATAATAAGAGAGTTGGGGGCGGGGAAGGAGCAAACCTGTAGCTGAGCATGCTCTAACCCAAGTCTGTGTAGATAGATGCTCAGTAACCAGCCTGTCGAGGAGATGAAACAGAGATTGTAAACCAGCTCTGTTCTCCTGGCACTAAAAACTCTGTTCCTGTGGACAAGGATAAAAATATCCCCTTCCATTTCTTCGGTAACCTCTGCACACATGAAATATTTCCAGATGTTCTTTCTCATTTGCACATACAGGGCACACTCAGGATTTGAGGTCACAAAGCCCTGAGGTCAGTTTCTACCTCTGCCACCTGCCAATTACAGGACCTGTGGCACGTTCCCCTTCAGAGTCTTATGCCTTTACTGTTTAATGCGTTAGAGCATTTAGTTTAGTGTCCACTCCTTGAGAAGGGCAGGACAAATGGCAGTTATTCTCATCACTGTTATTATTGTCCTTCATCAGAAGGATGAAAGGTacactggataaagaaactccaTTCTATTGAGATGACGCAGCCTTTGCAAAAATACTTCAGGCCGGGCACGTTGGCACAGGCCTGTTATTCCAGCGATgtaggaggccgaggcaggagaactgtaaattcaaagccagcctcagcaatttagtgaggccctaagcaacttagtgagaacctgtctcaaaataaaaaataaaaagggctggggatgtgactcagtggttaagtaaccccctgggttcaatccctggtacaaaaacaaaacaaaaaccactctAGACGCTGGGAGCCCTGGCCCTGGTCATGATCCCTGGACTCTTGCTTCCTTCATGCACAGTACTAATTACTAGACACTCAACCAGTTACCTTTTCTAGCCTGTTTCTCGCCCTTTCTTCCCCACCTcaccctctctctccccaccccaaacaAGGTGTCAGGAAAACTCATGGGAAATGGGAGAAAGCAAACGGGGGTCAACTGCAGAGTTCTTGGTCAGGTTGATTGACTTTACAGAGTAATTTGCATGATGAACAAGCTGTCAGCCCAGATGATGGTTTCTAGACCCTTGTTCCTCCAGCCCTAACTTTGGGCTAAGAAAGTGTCCAGGCATAAGTCGCCCAGAGCTGGGCCCACACACTTTTCCTGTTTCACATGCCAGTTTCACACACAGTTTCACATGCCAGTCTGGGGAGGGAACTGTCCAGAAGAAGAGCTAAGGAACTTGGGTGGAGACCCAGGAATCGTTAAGTTTCATTCTGTAAGTTTCATTCTGTAAGTTTCATTCTGGGCTTGTTTCCTCACTTACTGAGGGGGAATCTTGAGCTAGAACAAGACCTGCTGTCCTTTCTGGTTTAACATCCTGAGCTGATTTCTTGCCTATTCAAAGGCTCTTGGTG
Proteins encoded in this region:
- the Gngt2 gene encoding guanine nucleotide-binding protein G(I)/G(S)/G(O) subunit gamma-T2 isoform X2, with the protein product MAQDLSEKELLKMEVEQLKKEVKNTRVPISKTGKEIKDYVEAQAGNDPLLKGVPEDKNPFKEKGSCAIS
- the Gngt2 gene encoding guanine nucleotide-binding protein G(I)/G(S)/G(O) subunit gamma-T2 isoform X1, producing MQQQEESGLDTRKMQPEIPGEVFSRLGRVRTRSLRGKMAQDLSEKELLKMEVEQLKKEVKNTRVPISKTGKEIKDYVEAQAGNDPLLKGVPEDKNPFKEKGSCAIS